The Cryptomeria japonica chromosome 2, Sugi_1.0, whole genome shotgun sequence region ATAGTTCATAACACTATAGATAAAAATATTTATAGAAAAAGTTCTTTCCCCCTACTGCTCTTATTgaatcaggccttgtattctctttcttttttaatacaagggtgctgcccctctgcaactatttacttattaaaaaaataaaaaatttaatagagAAATGGATAATACTCTAAAAATATATAGAAAGGACATTTGGGACACAATAGAATTGTTCGATGCATATAGCATGAATAGATCAACACGCAAATAAATGGAATAATAGATGCTATAATTGTTGAGGCATTTGAGTTTCATCTATGTTCAACATCTTCTCAATATAAACTCATTATTTAGATCTTAACAAGGCCTAAATACCTACCAATTTCCACAACTAGCAAGTATCCATGAAAACTAACATATTTATAGTTTCCTAAACTACATGGAGAAGTTTGACATCCAAGTAAATAATGACACATATATGGTAGTACATTTTAAggatagaaaataattttttcttgATATTAAATTAGTTTAGATAAAGAATAGTGCAAAATTTCAAAAAGGTTGATTGAGCTAGAAATTGGTAGTGAAAATTGCTACAAAAATAGAGGTTTGCCAATTAATAAAATGCAATCTAGAAAGTGTGAACTTGGTCATAGATTTTAATTGAAAGATGGTCTACATAAGAAAAATGTTAAAAGTAATAGAGAAGAAGATGCTAATAGAATTGTTAAagatattcaaaaaaatattattcttgCTCATATGATGAGTTGAAGCATATAGGAAGGACCTCTTTGTATGAGCTATTCTACTTTAGCTAGATGCCACACCATTTCACCAAAAATAAAAGATCCACCAATCCTAACCTTTCCATAGAAATACAAAAAGAATTGATGAAACTAAAAGAAGGGGTATTGTTAAACCAATTAGACACTCAATGGATTTCAAAATTTATCCTAGTTAGGAAAAAGATTGCAAAAATAAAGTTTTGTGTAGAATTTATAAATCACATGTTTTAAAAGTGCCTCTAGtactaatttaataatttaattttaacaataGATGCCTTCTCAGAATATAACTAGGTTGTGGTCAAGAAACTCAAGAAACATAAGGGAACTTTATAACTCCCTGGGGCACATATATGTGTATACGAGAATGCCAATTAGAACCAAGAATGTAGGGTCAACtttttaaaaattcataaaaattatatttttaggtCTAATATATGAGATAGTGGTTATATTTCAAGGCAATCTAATAACTTAGCAAAGGATATAGAAGATTACCATAAACATTTGTAGAAGATCTTCTAGAGATGCTTTGTATGGGATctctttaaataataataattacctAATGTGTTTGgtgtagaaaaataaaataatgggATCTATTGTGTCCAAGGGTAGAATTAGAATTGATGTAGAGATGGTCAAGTAATTGACCTCATTCCTAGGCCTAAAATAGTGAAAAGAGCTTATTATTTTTTTGGGTAGATCAGTTGTAGTTTCTGCCAAAATTTGTGGAGAAGATCAAGAAAATGTAAAACATTCTAAAGAAATGACTAAGAAACATGTGGAAGGAAGAAACATCAAAGACATTTATTGGTATTCAAAGGGCTATCAGAGAATTGCTAGTTTTGATTCATTCTAGAACTAGTTTGGACCTTGCTAActatttcctttttcttctttccatACTATAGTGAACATGTTATTACAAAAGAATAATTAGAATATGAAGTGGCTAGATATAATAAAAAGCTAATAGAGAACTTTGAAACTATAATTCTAAAATTGTATGGATTATAGTTTGATGTGGAGAGACCCAAGTGGGTTATTTCTAGGACATTTCCAAGGCCCTTTTAAAGATAAAAAGTTGTGCATAAAGTCCTGAAAATTGATTTTGAGTAAAATCTTTGCCAACATCTACTTAGATAAAAAAAATAACACTTATCCAAATAAATAAATACCTAAACTTACTTTTTAAAAAATAGATGATAGACAACAAAATAAGTAACAAAATGTAAACAGAAATTAAAAACCCAcaggaaataaaataatattaaatagaaaAAGAATGTAGAAATTATATGCTCTCTACTTTCCTTGCAACCAAATAGAAGATGGAGCAGTGTGAAAGTTGCCAGAAAATAGAAGAGTTTTGTTTATAAAAGGTGGACAAGAAGCAGTGCGCAAACAAATGCAATCACAAGGAAGCTTCAACGTTGTTACTATATACTTTCCAAAGTCTAGTGAATAATATAATTTAAGCTTTGGAAGCACAGAAACGAACAATTCCATTACGACACGGGGGAAAAATGAGAGCCGTGAAGACAGGAGAACGGCGTAAGCCACATGGCAGTGCTCTTCTTGGATCGTCGAAGTTGCTCAGTTCCGTGCAATTTTATGCAATCATAATCATAAATTGGGAGAGGATGGGAAAAGAAAAACAGTGGGAAGTGATGGACTCGAGAGTTTTTGAGGCTGCCCATTTGGGAAATATCAATGCCATTCAAGATTTAATAGACGAGAGTGCTGATGTTCTGGAGCAAGTCACCAGTTCCAGCCAGAATTCAGTTCTACATGTGGCTGCAAGAGCTGGACAGACAGAATTTGTGTCTGAAATTTTGAGAATCAAACCTGAAATTTTATCCTACGTCAATAGTAAGCGGGATACTGCCCTGCACGAAGCTGCAAGAGAAGGACATTCGGCTATTGTGAAGGTGTTGTTGGACAAAGACCAACGCATTGTTTACAAGGTTAATCAGGATTATGAAACGGCCCTCTTTGTTGCTTGAAAGGAAGGCCACATTAATGTGGTCAATGACTTGATTCAAGTCGCTTCCTTGCTTGCCCTCGACTCCGAAAAACCAGACGAGCGGACCTCTCTTCATGCTGCATCAACTAGAGGACACGCAGGTAATTTCatttaagaaaataaaagagaaaatttaCCGTGAAGACATTTGATGTTTAATTAATTTGACAATTTGTCT contains the following coding sequences:
- the LOC131072774 gene encoding ankyrin repeat-containing protein At5g02620-like: MRAVKTGERRKPHGSALLGSSKLLSSVQFYAIIIINWERMGKEKQWEVMDSRVFEAAHLGNINAIQDLIDESADVLEQVTSSSQNSVLHVAARAGQTEFVSEILRIKPEILSYVNSKRDTALHEAAREGHSAIVKVLLDKDQRIVYKEGHINVVNDLIQVASLLALDSEKPDERTSLHAASTRGHADIVKELNKARPGLVGKVDKQGSSPLHSADHTAIWK